One genomic window of Coffea eugenioides isolate CCC68of chromosome 1, Ceug_1.0, whole genome shotgun sequence includes the following:
- the LOC113775060 gene encoding uncharacterized protein LOC113775060 encodes MLSFAGRIRSSALRPWPQLVHLRLARTDSGSSSAHNRRRQKFAPSNLLKKADEDKSEWWVVDGEMHEIGENVPPRERFVIPRENIPNKRRKQLREQFMRRTRLVLKESEHEPWCKRYMELYNELRENWERLYWDEGYSKKIAQDHAGYDSAEDDDEDFNPYRRRQNRAEQFKDQGMGRSREANTWQKVRQIRDKFEYDRERRMREKAFAPMSGGNDFSTDDFASRNQPFNAERYISESDSE; translated from the exons ATGCTCTCGTTCGCAGGGCGTATTCGGAGCTCCGCCCTCAGACCATGGCCGCAATTAGTTCACCTTCGGTTGGCCCGAACTGACTCCGGTTCATCGTCTGCCCATAACAGGAGGCGGCAGAAGTTTGCCCCATCGAATTTGCTTAAGAAAGCAGACGAAGACAAATCAGAATGGTGGGTAGTCGACGGCGAGATGCACGAGATTGGGGAAAACGTTCCACCCAGAGAACGCTTCGTGATTCCCAGAGAAAATATTCCAAACAAGCGCAGAAAGCAGCTTCGGGAACAGTTCATGCGCCGCACTCGGCTTGTTCTTAAAGAATCT GAGCATGAGCCATGGTGTAAAAGATATATGGAATTGTACAATGAGCTGAGGGAGAATTGGGAGAGGCTGTATTGGGATGAGGGTTACTCCAAGAAAATTGCTCAAGATCATGCCGGCTACGATTCAGCtgaggatgatgatgaagatTTCAACCCGTATAG AAGAAGGCAAAACCGGGCTGAGCAATTCAAG GACCAAGGAATGGGGAGAAGTAGGGAAGCAAATACTTGGCAAAAGGTTAGACAAATTCGTGATAAGTTTGAATATGATCGAGAGAGAAGAATGAGGGAGAAAG CCTTTGCACCCATGAGTGGAGGAAATGATTTCAGCACAGATGATTTTGCCTCCAGGAATCAGCCATTTAATGCTGAGAGATACATATCCGAGAGTGATAGCGAGTGA
- the LOC113750707 gene encoding AUGMIN subunit 3 codes for MGSGARLCALLGELGYQGHELLDPDSFEWPFQYDDVRPILDWLCSSLRPSNVLSPSEVSQYEQFVQEGKLLEGEDLDFAYDSISAFSTRRDNQEAVFGSEEGLKEIRDATASLKTEALELQKQLRRLQSQYDMLSGQASALSQGRRARVAATSVVNGQLTSLEDSLSARNLEMNAVLGKMASTAQELAHYHSGDEDGIYLAYSDFHQYLLVDSSCMKELNQWFSKQLDTGPYRLVSEEGKSKCSWVSLDEISNVLVRDLEKSHHQRVSELQRLRSIFGTSERQWVEAQVEYAKQQAILMALKGQVTSDEAHIHLDLHSLRRKHAELVGELSTLYRKEEKLSSETVPDLCWELAQLQDTYILQGDYDLKVMRQEFYINRQKTFINYLVNQLARHQFLKVACQLEKKTMLGAYSLLKVVESELQGYLSAAKGRVGRCMALIQASSEVQEQGAVDDRDTFLHGVRDLLSIYSNAQAGLSTYVSAPGIVQQISSLQSDLMSLQSELEHALPDDRNRCINELCTLVQSLQQLLFASSTTAQPILTPRTLMKELDEMEKANAELAAAVEEVSLEHNKKKEIVKHHSQELALQRRVFVDFFCNPDRLRSQVRELTARVRALQAS; via the exons ATGGGTAGTGGGGCCCGACTATGCGCATTGTTGGGGGAGTTGGGTTACCAAGGGCACGAGTTATTGGACCCTGACAGCTTCGAATGGCCTTTCCAATACGACGACGTCCGACCCATTCTCGATTGGCTCTGCTCTAGCCTTCGCCCCTCCAACGTCCTCTCCCCCTCTGAAGTTTCCCA GTATGAACAGTTCGTACAAGAAGGAAAGCTTTTGGAG GGGGAGGACCTAGATTTTGCTTATGATAGCATTTCAGCCTTTTCAACTAGGAGAGACAATCAGGAAGCAGTCTTTGGATCAGAGGAAGGACTCAAGGAAATAAG GGACGCTACTGCATCACTGAAGACTGAAGCTTTGGAGTTGCAAAAACAGCTCAGACGCCTTCAGTCTCAATACGATATGCTGTCTGGGCAGGCATCAGCATTAAGTCAAGGAAGAAGGGCACGAGTTGCAGCAACATCTGTTGTCAATGGACAACTGACATCTCTAGAGGATAGTCTTTCAGCTAGGAATTTAGAG ATGAATGCTGTTCTCGGGAAGATGGCCTCAACAGCTCAAGAATTGGCTCATTATCATTCAGGAGATG AGGATGGTATCTACTTAGCTTACTCTGACTTTCATCAGTATTTGCTTGTGGATTCTTCTTGTATGAAGGAGCTAAACCAGTGGTTTTCAAAGCAACTGGATACG GGTCCATACAGGTTAGTGTCGGAGGAAGGCAAGTCTAAATGTTCATGGGTGAGTTTGGATGAAATCTCAAATGTCTTAGTACGAG ATTTAGAAAAATCACATCATCAGCGTGTTTCTGAGTTGCAACGCTTGCGCTCCAT TTTTGGAACAAGTGAAAGGCAATGGGTAGAAGCTCAGGTTGAGTATGCAAAACAACAAGCCATTCTCATGGCCCTTAAAGGGCAAGTTACATCAGACGAAGCTCACATTCATCTTGATCTTCATTCCCTGAG GAGAAAGCATGCTGAATTGGTAGGAGAACTTTCAACTCTGTACCGGAAAGAGGAGAAATTGTCATCTGAG ACTGTACCTGATCTTTGTTGGGAGTTAGCTCAGCTTCAAGACACTTATATATTGCAAG GTGATTATGATTTAAAGGTCATGCGCCAAGAATTCTACATAAATCGACAAAAAACG TTCATAAATTATTTAGTCAATCAGCTAGCAAGACATCAGTTCCTAAAAGTAGCGTGTCAACTGGAGAAGAAGACCATGCTTGGTGCATATTCATTACTCAAAGTTGTTGAGTCAGAACTGCAGGGATACCTTTCTGCAGCCAAAGGACGAGTG GGTCGTTGTATGGCATTAATTCAAGCTTCATCAGAGGTACAAGAACAAGGAGCTGTGGATGATCGAGATACTTTTTTGCATGGTGTCAGAGACCTTTTAAGTATCTACTCAA ATGCTCAAGCTGGTTTATCAACATATGTCTCGGCACCAGGCATTGTTCAGCAAATATCGAGCCTTCAATCAGATCTGATGAGCCTGCAATCTGAGTTGGAGCATGCCCTCCCAGATGACCGAAATAGGTGTATCAATGAGCT GTGCACTCTTGTCCAAAGCTTGCAGCAATTATTATTTGCATCTTCTACAACTGCCCAACCAATATTGACACCTCGG ACATTAATGAAGGAGCTTGATGAAATGGAAAAGGCAAATGCAGAGCTTGCAGCTGCTGTTGAAGAAGTATCATTAGAGCATAACAAGAAGAAGGAG ATTGTAAAACATCATTCACAAGAGCTGGCGCTCCAGAGGCGTGTATTTGTAGATTTCTTCTGCAACCCTGACCGTTTGAGGAGCCAAGTCAGAGAGCTGACGGCAAGAGTCAGGGCTCTGCAAGCATCATAA
- the LOC113782883 gene encoding uncharacterized protein LOC113782883 has product MQMGVATELQIGADDHHHTSTSTIWLNRRRSASCKGITRSNHCDKKGSGSDKKASDHGNASNKQQKQLCLCAPTTHAGSFRCRLHRAADTANAATAHKPLVSSSIKCSGKKSFGSRNMAESRIGTLDLQATLPRLSRFGRAAVAASTSACHPISVALRNNEPFCQPRVLNKH; this is encoded by the exons ATGCAAATGGGAGTGGCTACAGAACTGCAAATTGGAGCGGATGATCATCATCACACGTCCACCTCCACTATTTG GCTGAACAGGAGGAGAAGTGCCTCCTGCAAAGGAATTACTCGGTCAAATCACTGTGATAAGAAGGGTAGTGGGTCAGACAAAAAAGCAAGTGATCATGGCAATGCATCCAACAAGCAGCAGAAGCAGCTTTGCCTTTGTGCTCCAACTACCCATGCTGGCTCGTTCAGGTGCCGGCTCCACAGAGCCGCTGACACTGCAAATGCTGCTACTGCTCACAAGCCATTGGTGTCATCTTCAATCAAGTGCAGCGGCAAGAAAAGCTTCGGTTCAAGAAACATGGCAGAGTCCCGGATCGGAACCCTTGATCTCCAAGCCACCCTTCCCCGTCTGTCCAGATTTGGCAGGGCTGCTGTTGCTGCCAGCACCAGCGCTTGCCATCCAATTTCAGTAGCATTGCGAAACAACGAACCGTTTTGTCAGCCTCGAGTCCTTAACAAACACTAG
- the LOC113765162 gene encoding uncharacterized protein LOC113765162 isoform X1 has protein sequence MDEYYFNGRRGHVPAFGSWDCNDDLPFTQCFETARQTGLFRYSYSEDRDLYVAGDLYENDVVAPAMIVVPRRRQVKSTSYQRQGKEAKGGEAWVVCDCECGVNVKEPPSPLPPSPPPPAPKAVDEDLYKISPELLRAQPRKKRGWGFFSICMQPPSCVR, from the exons ATGGAT GAGTACTACTTCAACGGGAGGAGGGGTCACGTCCCGGCATTTGGAAGCTGGGATTGCAATGACGATCTTCCGTTCACCCAGTGCTTCGAGACAGCAAGGCAGACTGGGTTGTTTCGCTATAGCTACTCTGAAGATCGTGATTTGTACGTTGCTGGTGATTTGTACGAGAATGATGTTGTCGCTCCTGCCATGATTGTGGTTCCTCGTCGCAGG CAGGTAAAATCAACAAGTTACCAGCGGCAGGGGAAAGAAGCAAAAGGTGGGGAAGCTTGGGTGGTGTGCGACTGTGAATGTGGGGTCAACGTCAAAGAGCCACCAAGCCCACTGCCACCTTCTCCTCCCCCTCCTGCTCCTAAAGCCGTGGATGAAGACCTCTACAAGATTTCGCCGGAGCTCCTCCGAGCACAGCCCCGAAAG AAGAGGGGCTGGGGGTTCTTTTCAATCTGCATGCAACCACCCAGCTGCGTCCGTTGA
- the LOC113765162 gene encoding uncharacterized protein LOC113765162 isoform X2 — protein MDEYYFNGRRGHVPAFGSWDCNDDLPFTQCFETARQTGLFRYSYSEDRDLYVAGDLYENDVVAPAMIVVPRRRVKSTSYQRQGKEAKGGEAWVVCDCECGVNVKEPPSPLPPSPPPPAPKAVDEDLYKISPELLRAQPRKKRGWGFFSICMQPPSCVR, from the exons ATGGAT GAGTACTACTTCAACGGGAGGAGGGGTCACGTCCCGGCATTTGGAAGCTGGGATTGCAATGACGATCTTCCGTTCACCCAGTGCTTCGAGACAGCAAGGCAGACTGGGTTGTTTCGCTATAGCTACTCTGAAGATCGTGATTTGTACGTTGCTGGTGATTTGTACGAGAATGATGTTGTCGCTCCTGCCATGATTGTGGTTCCTCGTCGCAGG GTAAAATCAACAAGTTACCAGCGGCAGGGGAAAGAAGCAAAAGGTGGGGAAGCTTGGGTGGTGTGCGACTGTGAATGTGGGGTCAACGTCAAAGAGCCACCAAGCCCACTGCCACCTTCTCCTCCCCCTCCTGCTCCTAAAGCCGTGGATGAAGACCTCTACAAGATTTCGCCGGAGCTCCTCCGAGCACAGCCCCGAAAG AAGAGGGGCTGGGGGTTCTTTTCAATCTGCATGCAACCACCCAGCTGCGTCCGTTGA